From a region of the Nitrospira sp. genome:
- a CDS encoding 4a-hydroxytetrahydrobiopterin dehydratase, producing MTAVRKLSDPEIRARLTNLNAWSLDRGKLSKEYKFKDFVTAFAFMTKVAQAAEAMAHHPEWFNVYDTVKVHLSTHDVGGISERDFDLAQKIDHIAKS from the coding sequence ATGACAGCGGTACGGAAATTATCAGATCCTGAGATCAGAGCACGCTTAACCAACCTGAACGCTTGGTCCTTAGATCGCGGAAAGCTCTCCAAGGAGTATAAATTCAAAGATTTTGTCACGGCGTTCGCCTTCATGACCAAGGTGGCCCAAGCAGCCGAGGCGATGGCTCATCATCCGGAGTGGTTCAACGTCTATGACACCGTGAAGGTGCACTTATCGACTCACGATGTGGGCGGTATCAGCGAGCGTGACTTTGACTTAGCCCAAAAAATCGACCATATCGCCAAAAGTTAA
- a CDS encoding DUF72 domain-containing protein, translated as MPFTVLCLLTSLKMSYEAAKKRAEPYNKMVRELPDMRRDTMELVKTAVAENRRAYVIVNNRCEGNAPLTVQALMNALQAVVD; from the coding sequence GTGCCTTTCACGGTGCTCTGTCTCCTGACTTCGTTAAAGATGTCCTATGAAGCCGCAAAGAAACGAGCCGAGCCGTACAACAAGATGGTGAGAGAGCTGCCGGACATGCGGCGGGATACGATGGAGCTAGTGAAGACAGCGGTGGCAGAGAATCGGCGAGCCTACGTCATCGTCAACAACCGGTGCGAGGGGAATGCTCCGTTGACGGTTCAGGCGTTAATGAATGCGCTGCAAGCAGTCGTGGACTGA
- a CDS encoding DUF3015 family protein translates to MKINAALFLPILLLGGVSCGPTTETVGAPFKLTGDFTSSTSGNSPLPDPSAKARQRLEQFVAHAYDGVSCDIAQGHGEYLTSLAVLAGIPTDAQTAFRTEIQSRYTVLYDPLLSRKEAGTLVVNHAWSAGYGKTETQHNPSAASGL, encoded by the coding sequence ATGAAAATCAACGCTGCTCTCTTTCTTCCAATCCTCTTATTGGGCGGAGTCTCCTGCGGGCCGACCACTGAAACCGTTGGAGCTCCCTTCAAGCTGACCGGCGACTTTACGTCGAGCACCTCCGGCAACAGCCCTCTCCCCGATCCTTCTGCCAAGGCTCGCCAGCGATTAGAACAGTTCGTGGCCCATGCCTATGATGGCGTGAGTTGCGATATTGCGCAGGGGCATGGCGAATATTTGACATCCTTGGCGGTCCTAGCGGGGATTCCGACCGACGCGCAGACCGCATTTCGAACGGAGATACAGAGCCGCTATACCGTGCTCTATGATCCCCTCTTGTCGCGTAAAGAAGCCGGGACACTGGTTGTAAACCACGCCTGGTCGGCCGGCTACGGAAAGACTGAAACACAGCATAACCCGTCTGCGGCGAGCGGTTTATAA